In Rhizobium gallicum bv. gallicum R602sp, the following proteins share a genomic window:
- a CDS encoding TRAP transporter large permease produces the protein MFAFFAENLAPIMFLSLIVVLLLGYPVAFALAFVGFLFGFVGIEMGLLPINLFGAIPDRIFGQMSNETLLAIPFFTFMGLILERSGMAEDLLDTIGQLFGPVRGGLAFAVIFVGAILAATTGVVAASVISMGLISLPIMLRYGYDRRVAAGTIAASGTLAQIIPPSLVLIILADQLGRSVGDMYKGALVPGLVLVVVYSGYIIVMSLLQPASVPALPAEARLLRGWKLAGRVVTSLVPPLVLIFLVLGTIFIGLATPTEGGAMGAVGALILAAFNRRLDIKMVKAALYSTSKLSSFVIFILLGARVFSLTFYGVNGHVWVEHLMTSIPGGEIGFLIVANLLVFFLAFFLDYFELAFIIIPLLAPVADSLGIDLIWFGVMLAINMQTSFMHPPFGFSLFYLRSVAPSRAYKDRISGATIQPVTSGQIYMGALPFLGIQLAMVIVVIAFPQLVTHYKAGQVTVDPSTIQLNVPMPGAGGENPFGTPAQPFGAPEPSNGAPAAPGFGAPAPDFGSPTPSFGAPPSEPAK, from the coding sequence ATGTTTGCTTTCTTTGCGGAAAATCTCGCGCCCATCATGTTCCTGTCGCTGATCGTCGTGCTTCTGCTCGGCTATCCCGTGGCGTTTGCGCTGGCTTTCGTCGGCTTTTTGTTCGGTTTCGTCGGGATTGAGATGGGCTTGCTGCCGATCAATCTGTTCGGGGCAATCCCGGACCGCATCTTCGGACAGATGTCCAACGAGACGCTACTTGCCATTCCCTTTTTCACGTTCATGGGACTGATCCTCGAGCGAAGCGGTATGGCGGAGGATTTGCTGGACACGATCGGACAACTGTTCGGGCCTGTGCGCGGCGGCCTTGCCTTCGCTGTGATCTTTGTCGGCGCCATCCTTGCTGCGACGACCGGCGTAGTTGCCGCCTCCGTCATCTCGATGGGCCTGATCTCGCTGCCGATCATGCTTCGCTACGGCTATGATCGCCGCGTTGCCGCCGGCACCATCGCCGCGTCGGGGACTCTCGCGCAGATCATTCCGCCAAGCCTCGTCCTGATTATCCTGGCAGACCAGCTCGGTCGGTCGGTCGGCGACATGTACAAGGGCGCTCTCGTGCCAGGCCTCGTGCTGGTGGTGGTCTATTCCGGCTACATCATCGTAATGTCCCTCCTTCAGCCCGCCAGCGTTCCCGCGCTCCCGGCGGAAGCGCGTTTGCTGCGGGGTTGGAAGCTCGCCGGAAGAGTTGTCACATCGCTCGTGCCGCCCCTTGTGCTGATCTTCCTGGTGCTCGGAACCATCTTCATTGGTCTTGCGACCCCCACCGAAGGTGGCGCAATGGGCGCCGTCGGTGCTCTGATCCTCGCGGCATTCAATCGCCGTCTCGATATCAAGATGGTCAAGGCGGCGCTCTATTCGACGTCGAAGCTCTCGTCTTTCGTAATCTTCATCCTATTGGGTGCACGCGTCTTTTCACTGACTTTTTATGGCGTCAACGGTCACGTTTGGGTCGAGCATCTGATGACGTCGATCCCGGGCGGTGAAATCGGCTTTCTGATCGTCGCCAACCTGCTGGTCTTCTTCCTTGCCTTCTTCCTCGATTATTTCGAGCTCGCCTTCATCATCATTCCGCTACTCGCGCCCGTTGCCGACAGCCTCGGTATCGACCTGATCTGGTTTGGCGTGATGCTGGCGATCAATATGCAGACCTCGTTCATGCATCCGCCATTCGGTTTCTCGCTGTTCTATCTGCGATCTGTCGCACCGAGCCGGGCTTATAAGGACCGTATTTCAGGCGCGACCATCCAGCCGGTCACGTCGGGCCAGATCTATATGGGCGCACTGCCGTTCCTGGGGATCCAGCTTGCGATGGTCATTGTCGTGATCGCGTTCCCCCAGCTCGTCACCCACTACAAGGCCGGCCAGGTCACCGTCGATCCGTCGACCATCCAGTTGAATGTTCCGATGCCGGGCGCTGGGGGAGAGAACCCGTTCGGCACGCCTGCACAACCTTTTGGCGCTCCTGAACCGTCAAACGGTGCGCCGGCCGCGCCTGGTTTCGGAGCGCCCGCGCCGGATTTTGGATCGCCGACCCCAAGTTTTGGCGCGCCGCCGTCCGAACCCGCCAAGTAA
- a CDS encoding TRAP transporter small permease subunit: protein MAGLLSLSRVIDAINTFLGKSVSWLLLAAVLISAVNATTRKLFNLSSNAWLEAQWYLFSAAFLIAAAWTLLSSEHVKVDLVYGQLPRRAQLWIEILGTIFFLLPFCLITIYLSWPIVVSKFVSGEISNNTGGLLLWPVWALIPAGFGLLALQGLSELIKRIAILKGDFPDAIALADAEAQTL, encoded by the coding sequence ATGGCTGGCTTGCTGTCGCTGTCGCGCGTCATCGACGCGATCAATACCTTTTTGGGTAAATCCGTCTCGTGGTTGCTGCTGGCTGCAGTGCTGATCAGCGCGGTCAATGCGACGACCCGGAAACTTTTCAACTTGAGTTCGAATGCTTGGCTTGAGGCTCAGTGGTACTTGTTTTCGGCCGCATTCCTCATCGCCGCAGCATGGACGCTTTTAAGTAGCGAACATGTCAAAGTCGACCTTGTCTACGGTCAGTTGCCGCGACGCGCGCAGCTTTGGATCGAAATCCTCGGCACGATCTTCTTTCTCTTGCCGTTCTGTCTGATCACGATTTACCTGTCCTGGCCGATCGTCGTTTCGAAATTCGTCAGCGGCGAAATATCGAACAATACCGGCGGCCTGCTCCTGTGGCCCGTATGGGCCCTTATTCCAGCCGGCTTCGGATTGCTGGCGCTCCAGGGCCTTTCGGAACTCATCAAACGCATCGCGATCCTGAAGGGCGATTTTCCGGACGCGATCGCACTTGCCGACGCTGAAGCACAAACACTCTAG
- the mctR gene encoding two-component system response regulator MctR: protein MSGKNIKVLLIDNHPLVLDGLGAVLETYEHIEIVGTAGLARAGLEIALRERPAVVLMDINMPQLSGIDAIELFKEQLPDARILMLSMHDSREYISTSVLHGASGYILKDVSTDEIIAAIEAVANGKTYFSSGVSDVLLERKVAPDALPLTTREHDVLLLLAAGKSNRDIAQTLGISAATVETHRKNIKKKLNIATTAGLTRYAIENGLTWAES, encoded by the coding sequence ATGAGCGGCAAAAATATCAAGGTCCTTTTGATCGACAACCACCCCCTGGTTCTGGACGGGTTGGGGGCCGTTCTGGAAACCTATGAACACATTGAGATTGTCGGCACTGCCGGATTGGCACGCGCAGGGCTTGAGATTGCGCTGAGGGAAAGGCCAGCAGTGGTCTTGATGGACATCAACATGCCGCAGCTCAGCGGCATAGACGCGATCGAGCTCTTCAAGGAGCAACTGCCCGACGCGCGCATCCTGATGCTGTCAATGCACGACAGTCGCGAATATATTTCCACCTCGGTGTTGCACGGGGCATCCGGTTACATACTCAAGGATGTCTCCACCGACGAGATCATCGCTGCGATCGAAGCCGTGGCAAACGGCAAAACCTACTTCTCTTCCGGTGTTTCGGATGTTCTCCTCGAGCGAAAGGTGGCGCCGGATGCGCTGCCTCTAACGACACGCGAGCATGATGTTCTATTGTTGCTGGCGGCAGGAAAAAGCAATCGCGATATTGCCCAGACACTCGGTATCTCAGCTGCCACGGTGGAGACGCACCGCAAGAACATCAAGAAGAAGCTCAACATCGCGACGACGGCCGGACTGACGCGCTATGCTATCGAGAACGGATTGACCTGGGCCGAGAGTTGA
- the mctS gene encoding two-component system sensor histidine kinase MctS, which yields MNLRHQIVALAIIPLILAILIVTTFITWQSATLVRSSIDTFERNMLKAKETELLNLTNLALSAIHDIYEAAGPDDEVAKEKVRAILTTLDYGKDGYFFVYDYDGNNVVHPRQAFRPGHNWLDLTDPDGDRVIANLIQKAKEGGGLHQYKWQKPSSGEVADKLSFAAGLDKWKWMLGTGVYLDDVFAQTAAANADFRANVRKTFLIIALIAVPAVLIVFATGMLLTLRERRLADSKLKQLAQRIIDTQEEERARLARELHDGISQNLIGVRYAIDLASRKVASQTEDAARAIDRGAEALNGAIKEVRRLSHDLRPRALDDLGLTPALKALCDNFSERTGIETRLEALPFKNMLKPEASTALYRVAQEALNNVERHSGATRVDIRIWNVGGRVRMTISDNGNGFDETIAEGKKALGGGLGLRNMQERLAHFGGLLLIKTTPAGTILTAMLPRSATANRAQGKEAA from the coding sequence GTGAACCTTAGACATCAGATTGTGGCATTGGCCATCATTCCATTGATCCTGGCCATTCTGATCGTCACAACGTTCATCACCTGGCAATCGGCGACGCTTGTGCGAAGCAGCATCGACACGTTCGAGCGAAACATGCTGAAAGCCAAGGAAACGGAACTCCTCAATCTGACAAATCTTGCGCTCTCTGCCATTCATGACATCTACGAAGCCGCAGGTCCGGACGACGAAGTAGCAAAGGAGAAGGTTCGCGCCATCTTGACCACTCTCGACTACGGCAAGGATGGCTACTTCTTTGTCTATGACTACGACGGCAACAATGTCGTGCATCCGCGCCAGGCGTTCCGGCCTGGGCACAACTGGCTCGATCTTACCGACCCCGATGGCGATAGGGTTATTGCCAATCTCATTCAGAAGGCCAAGGAGGGCGGCGGCCTACACCAGTACAAGTGGCAGAAGCCGTCTTCGGGGGAGGTGGCCGACAAGCTGTCCTTCGCTGCCGGCCTCGACAAATGGAAGTGGATGCTTGGAACGGGCGTCTATCTTGATGACGTCTTTGCACAGACCGCCGCCGCAAATGCAGATTTTCGCGCCAATGTCCGCAAGACATTTCTGATCATTGCGCTGATCGCCGTGCCGGCGGTTCTCATCGTCTTTGCCACCGGCATGTTGCTGACGTTGAGAGAACGCCGTCTTGCAGACAGCAAGCTTAAACAGCTCGCACAGCGCATTATCGACACGCAGGAAGAGGAAAGGGCGCGCCTTGCCCGTGAACTGCATGATGGGATATCGCAGAACCTCATCGGCGTCCGCTATGCTATCGATCTGGCGAGCCGCAAGGTCGCAAGCCAGACCGAAGACGCCGCCCGCGCAATCGATCGCGGAGCGGAGGCGCTGAACGGGGCGATCAAGGAGGTACGGCGCCTGTCCCATGACCTGCGTCCGCGAGCGCTTGATGACCTTGGCCTGACGCCGGCGCTCAAGGCACTTTGCGACAACTTCTCGGAGCGTACGGGCATCGAGACCCGACTGGAGGCGCTTCCCTTCAAGAACATGCTGAAGCCGGAGGCGAGCACGGCACTTTATCGCGTTGCGCAGGAGGCGTTGAACAATGTGGAGCGGCATTCGGGAGCCACCCGCGTCGACATCAGGATTTGGAACGTTGGGGGCCGTGTCCGCATGACGATCTCCGACAACGGAAACGGTTTCGATGAAACAATTGCCGAGGGAAAGAAAGCGCTCGGCGGCGGGCTCGGACTGCGCAACATGCAGGAGCGCCTGGCCCATTTCGGCGGCCTGCTACTGATCAAGACGACACCGGCCGGCACGATCCTGACAGCGATGCTTCCAAGGTCAGCAACGGCGAACCGCGCGCAAGGCAAGGAAGCAGCATGA
- a CDS encoding glycosyltransferase family 2 protein, with amino-acid sequence MHSIQDDVSVSIIIANYNYARFLKCCIDSALEQSHDNVEVIVVDDASADDSACVIAAYGSRITALLRESNGGHAAAFNTGFAVSRGQIVLFLDADDYLYPNAVSEIIKACDGDTAQAQFRLHIVDERQRVKDVFPPQEFPFDSGDVTPQLLQKGRYQTTVTSGLAFMRSALEAIMPIPETDFRQGADGYLVTVAPLHGKVTSIDSCLGAYRMHGANHSVFAEKLGQRARWRVEHDFRRMEALSDQAADVGLTVPLDVSLHDTVHLEERLASLCIDRQRHPVPDDSRLTLGAAGAVASLEMNVSLRRRAVLAAWFLSVGLLPRHMAKALLSWKLVASSRPAFLLRLSKTIRHAMG; translated from the coding sequence ATGCATTCCATCCAAGATGACGTTTCAGTTTCGATCATCATTGCGAACTACAACTACGCGCGCTTCTTAAAGTGCTGCATCGATAGCGCGCTGGAACAAAGCCATGACAACGTAGAAGTCATCGTTGTCGACGACGCATCGGCTGACGACAGCGCTTGTGTGATTGCGGCCTATGGCTCCAGGATCACGGCTCTCTTAAGAGAGAGCAATGGTGGGCATGCGGCTGCGTTCAACACAGGATTTGCGGTCAGCCGAGGCCAGATCGTTCTGTTTCTCGACGCCGACGACTATCTTTATCCGAACGCCGTCTCGGAGATAATCAAGGCTTGCGACGGCGATACCGCCCAGGCGCAATTCAGATTGCACATTGTCGACGAGCGCCAACGCGTCAAGGATGTGTTTCCACCTCAGGAGTTTCCCTTCGATTCAGGTGATGTCACCCCCCAGCTGTTGCAGAAGGGACGCTATCAAACCACCGTGACAAGCGGGCTGGCCTTCATGCGTTCGGCTTTGGAGGCGATCATGCCCATCCCCGAGACGGACTTTCGCCAGGGGGCGGACGGATATCTGGTCACTGTCGCGCCTCTCCACGGAAAGGTGACGTCGATCGATTCTTGCCTTGGCGCCTACCGCATGCATGGCGCCAATCATTCCGTCTTTGCAGAAAAACTTGGCCAGCGGGCACGCTGGCGGGTGGAGCACGACTTCCGCCGCATGGAAGCCTTGTCCGATCAGGCCGCTGATGTCGGCTTGACAGTACCGTTGGACGTCAGTCTTCATGATACGGTGCATCTCGAAGAGCGCTTGGCATCGCTTTGCATAGACCGCCAACGGCATCCCGTTCCCGATGATTCAAGGCTCACTCTCGGCGCTGCAGGTGCCGTGGCGAGCCTGGAAATGAATGTCTCGCTCAGACGCCGTGCCGTCCTGGCGGCCTGGTTTCTCTCCGTGGGCCTGCTTCCCCGGCACATGGCAAAGGCTCTCTTGTCGTGGAAGCTTGTCGCCTCTTCGAGACCTGCCTTCCTGTTGCGACTGTCGAAAACCATTCGCCATGCCATGGGCTAG
- the pqqE gene encoding pyrroloquinoline quinone biosynthesis protein PqqE, whose amino-acid sequence MNERLLPPISMLAELTHRCPLQCVYCSNPLELLKADRELSTDAWLALFEEAADLGVLQVHLSGGEPTVRPDLEQLVGCLTRRGVYTNLITAGVGIAEGRLEALQEAGLDHVQLSIQGANAPTTEKIGNHRGAHEKKLETAKRVVELGLPLTINAPIHRHNIEEVPAFIELALSLGAERLEIANVQYGGWALLNRNALMPDRAAVERQVEIVEEAQSRLQGVLAIDFVAPDYFAVYPKPCMGGWARDAFMVAPDGTALPCHAAATISSLHFERFGQWSLTDIWLDSPAFNAFRGDDWMLEPCRSCARRDIDWGGCRCQAMAIAGDAAATDPACVKSPLHSRMAMLISQANSAPSSSADNFRYRRIGRTS is encoded by the coding sequence ATGAATGAAAGACTTCTGCCGCCAATCAGCATGCTGGCCGAGCTTACGCATCGCTGTCCCCTGCAATGCGTCTACTGCTCCAATCCGCTCGAATTGTTGAAGGCGGACAGGGAGCTTTCGACAGACGCATGGCTGGCTCTCTTCGAAGAGGCAGCCGACCTTGGGGTCCTACAGGTTCATCTGTCCGGTGGAGAGCCGACCGTTAGGCCGGATCTCGAGCAGCTTGTAGGCTGTCTGACGAGACGTGGCGTCTACACCAATCTCATTACGGCCGGGGTCGGGATAGCGGAAGGGCGGCTCGAGGCGCTGCAGGAGGCGGGTCTCGATCATGTGCAGTTAAGCATTCAGGGTGCAAACGCGCCGACGACCGAGAAAATCGGCAATCACCGTGGCGCGCACGAGAAGAAACTTGAGACTGCAAAGCGGGTCGTGGAGCTCGGCCTGCCGCTGACGATCAATGCTCCGATCCATCGCCATAACATAGAGGAAGTGCCGGCTTTCATCGAACTTGCCCTTTCGCTTGGGGCAGAGAGATTGGAGATCGCCAACGTGCAGTACGGAGGCTGGGCTCTTCTTAACCGCAATGCCCTGATGCCCGATCGCGCCGCGGTGGAGCGCCAAGTGGAGATTGTCGAAGAAGCCCAGTCGCGGCTGCAGGGAGTTCTCGCGATCGACTTCGTCGCTCCCGATTATTTCGCGGTCTATCCGAAGCCCTGTATGGGCGGCTGGGCGCGTGATGCGTTCATGGTCGCCCCGGATGGCACGGCACTTCCCTGCCACGCGGCTGCAACCATCTCGTCCTTGCATTTCGAACGGTTCGGACAATGGAGCCTGACGGATATCTGGCTTGATTCTCCGGCTTTCAATGCGTTTCGCGGCGACGACTGGATGCTTGAACCTTGCAGGAGCTGCGCGCGGCGTGACATCGATTGGGGCGGGTGCAGATGCCAGGCAATGGCAATAGCGGGCGATGCCGCAGCGACGGACCCCGCTTGCGTCAAGTCACCCCTTCATAGCCGTATGGCAATGCTGATCAGCCAAGCCAATTCCGCTCCTTCGTCCAGCGCCGACAATTTCCGGTATCGTCGCATCGGTCGGACTTCGTAG
- the pqqD gene encoding pyrroloquinoline quinone biosynthesis peptide chaperone PqqD: MMQTRRQRTVLSAQSKPHLKRHVRLQFDPVRSAWAVLSPEKVFWPDEVSLDILRLCDGQHTVPQIIDELAGQYDAPRQDIAPDVEEFLQEWSDRFLVTL; this comes from the coding sequence ATGATGCAGACCCGTCGCCAGCGGACCGTTTTGTCCGCGCAGTCAAAGCCGCATCTGAAGCGTCACGTCCGGCTGCAGTTTGATCCGGTGCGCAGCGCCTGGGCGGTCTTGTCGCCGGAAAAGGTTTTCTGGCCGGATGAGGTCAGTCTTGATATCCTGAGACTGTGTGATGGCCAGCACACGGTGCCGCAAATCATCGATGAGCTTGCGGGGCAATACGATGCGCCTCGCCAGGACATTGCTCCCGATGTCGAAGAATTCCTGCAGGAATGGTCAGACAGATTTCTGGTGACGCTATGA
- the pqqC gene encoding pyrroloquinoline-quinone synthase PqqC, translating to MSKFADAARNGLTPAALEATLRQVGEERYHNKHPFHHRMMAGALTKAELQAWALNRYCYQAMIPRKDAMIVSRAEDPELRAEWRRRIEDHDGVTGWDGGIARWLKLASGLGLNEELVKSERRALPATRFAVGAYLSFCTNRSLLEAVASSLTELFAPVIIGERVPAMLAKYSYVSEDILAYFTPRLKQAPRDSDFALAYVLAHATEPGKQQEVINALIFKCDILWAMLDALDYAYRDGGNIPPGAFVPEAR from the coding sequence ATGAGCAAGTTTGCAGACGCGGCGCGAAACGGGTTGACGCCCGCCGCACTCGAAGCGACCCTGCGTCAGGTGGGAGAGGAGCGATACCACAACAAGCACCCTTTCCACCACCGAATGATGGCAGGCGCATTGACCAAGGCCGAGCTTCAGGCATGGGCGCTCAACCGGTACTGTTATCAGGCGATGATCCCGCGCAAGGACGCAATGATCGTCAGCCGTGCGGAGGACCCGGAATTACGCGCGGAATGGCGCCGAAGGATCGAAGATCATGATGGGGTAACCGGTTGGGACGGCGGCATCGCTCGTTGGCTCAAGCTGGCAAGCGGGCTGGGGCTTAACGAGGAGCTGGTGAAGAGCGAGCGCCGTGCTCTGCCCGCGACCCGCTTTGCCGTAGGAGCTTATCTGTCTTTCTGTACCAATCGCAGCCTTTTGGAAGCCGTCGCCTCGTCCCTGACGGAATTGTTCGCCCCTGTGATCATCGGCGAGCGCGTTCCGGCCATGCTGGCAAAATACAGCTATGTGAGCGAAGATATCCTGGCTTATTTCACACCGAGGCTGAAGCAGGCGCCACGCGATTCTGACTTTGCGCTCGCCTATGTCCTTGCGCACGCGACGGAACCGGGAAAGCAGCAGGAGGTCATAAATGCCCTCATTTTCAAATGCGATATCTTGTGGGCAATGCTCGATGCACTCGACTATGCCTATCGAGACGGTGGCAACATTCCGCCGGGCGCCTTCGTGCCGGAGGCAAGATGA
- the pqqB gene encoding pyrroloquinoline quinone biosynthesis protein PqqB, giving the protein MRLKILGSAAGGGFPQWNCNYRLSRAVRNGEGGFRRRTQSSLGVSADGKDWILFNASPDIREQIAAALELQPMEEGPLRASPIQAVVLTNADVDHIAGLLSLRERHRFVIYATARVLRVIEENSIFNVLDRQLVERRELLLNVPTPIADWHGKPTSIVVEAFPVPGKIALFLEDAGRAQEGFGTEEGDTVGLRIVQEDCHSSALYIPGCASIDAHLKKKIAAASCLLFDGTVYTDDEMLSAGVGTKTGRRMGHMHIAGSDGSMALLADIAPARRVYVHINNTNPILDERSPEAAVVRAGGWEIGYDGMEIGI; this is encoded by the coding sequence ATGCGGCTGAAGATCCTCGGCTCCGCGGCAGGAGGCGGATTTCCACAATGGAACTGCAATTATCGGCTGAGCCGCGCCGTGCGCAACGGTGAAGGCGGTTTTCGGCGACGGACCCAATCGAGCCTTGGCGTATCCGCCGATGGCAAAGATTGGATTCTCTTCAACGCATCCCCGGACATTCGCGAACAGATTGCTGCCGCTTTGGAGCTGCAGCCGATGGAGGAGGGTCCCTTGCGGGCCTCGCCCATCCAGGCTGTTGTCCTGACCAATGCCGATGTCGACCATATAGCCGGACTATTGAGCCTGCGCGAGCGGCATCGTTTTGTCATCTATGCAACCGCCCGGGTTCTTCGGGTGATCGAGGAAAACAGCATTTTCAACGTTCTGGACCGGCAATTGGTCGAGCGCCGCGAACTTTTGCTCAACGTGCCGACCCCCATTGCGGACTGGCACGGCAAGCCGACATCCATCGTGGTGGAAGCCTTTCCGGTTCCGGGCAAGATTGCGCTGTTTCTTGAAGATGCGGGCCGGGCGCAGGAGGGGTTCGGGACGGAAGAGGGCGATACAGTCGGGCTGCGTATTGTTCAGGAGGACTGTCATTCCTCGGCATTGTATATTCCTGGTTGTGCGAGCATCGACGCCCACCTGAAAAAGAAGATTGCCGCGGCGTCCTGTCTGCTGTTCGACGGTACGGTCTACACGGATGATGAGATGCTGAGTGCGGGCGTCGGGACCAAAACGGGCCGGCGCATGGGACACATGCACATCGCCGGCTCTGACGGCTCCATGGCCCTGCTTGCCGATATCGCGCCAGCGCGGCGCGTCTATGTTCACATCAATAACACCAACCCGATCCTCGATGAGCGCTCTCCCGAAGCAGCAGTCGTGAGGGCAGGGGGATGGGAGATCGGCTACGACGGGATGGAGATCGGCATATGA
- a CDS encoding substrate-binding domain-containing protein gives MSPSKLCGHHILFVVAVVATIPTAVFAQGAGIGAAGELVDPDVLRVCADPSNMPFTDESGEGFENKLAELVAAKTQRKSVSYTWYPMATGFVRNTLRANRCDVIMGYAQGDELVQNTNAYYRSTYVMIFKKSSGLEGLESLEDPKIADKRIGIVAGTPPSANLARAKLMRNAKPYPLMVDTRSTPSMAEVMLKDLEKDVIDVAILWGPMAGYYVKEINPELVVVPLLKEKAGRMSYRITMGVRPSDQEWKRTLNKVIRENQSEINRILLQYQVPLIDEAGNQIKG, from the coding sequence ATGTCGCCAAGCAAATTGTGCGGTCATCATATTCTGTTCGTGGTCGCGGTGGTTGCCACGATCCCGACCGCGGTATTTGCGCAAGGTGCCGGGATCGGCGCGGCGGGCGAACTGGTCGATCCGGACGTGCTGCGTGTTTGTGCCGATCCCTCAAACATGCCGTTTACGGATGAAAGCGGCGAAGGCTTCGAAAACAAGCTGGCTGAACTGGTGGCGGCCAAAACCCAACGCAAATCGGTCTCCTATACCTGGTATCCGATGGCGACCGGCTTCGTCCGCAATACGCTGAGAGCCAACCGGTGCGATGTCATCATGGGTTATGCCCAGGGCGACGAACTGGTGCAGAACACCAACGCCTATTACCGATCCACCTATGTCATGATCTTCAAGAAGAGTAGCGGTCTGGAAGGCTTGGAAAGCCTCGAGGATCCCAAAATCGCCGACAAGCGGATCGGGATCGTCGCGGGAACCCCGCCGAGCGCCAACCTGGCGAGGGCCAAGCTGATGCGCAACGCCAAGCCCTACCCGTTGATGGTGGATACCCGCTCGACGCCGTCCATGGCCGAGGTCATGTTGAAGGACCTCGAAAAGGACGTCATCGACGTCGCTATCCTCTGGGGACCGATGGCCGGCTATTACGTCAAGGAGATCAATCCGGAACTTGTCGTGGTGCCGCTTCTCAAAGAAAAGGCCGGTCGTATGTCCTATCGCATCACTATGGGCGTGCGTCCGTCCGATCAGGAGTGGAAACGGACGCTGAACAAGGTGATCCGGGAGAACCAATCGGAGATAAACCGGATTCTGCTGCAATATCAGGTCCCGCTCATCGACGAAGCCGGTAACCAGATCAAGGGCTAG
- a CDS encoding c-type cytochrome, methanol metabolism-related — MSIIGSSVILAADDKQKAAAVSEQDGKYVDAEGNPTFKIQDDGTVDWYTFSGYRRYHSDCHVCHGPDGVGSSYAPALANTMKNMDYGTFLSIVAEGRKNVGGGKENVMPAFGENKNVYCYLDDIYVYLRARAVGDAPRGRPPKKADKPQAAKEHEKSCMGS; from the coding sequence ATGTCTATTATTGGTTCGAGCGTCATCCTTGCCGCCGACGACAAGCAGAAAGCCGCAGCCGTCAGCGAACAGGATGGCAAATATGTCGATGCGGAAGGCAATCCAACATTCAAGATCCAGGATGACGGGACGGTCGACTGGTATACCTTCAGCGGCTACCGGCGCTATCATTCCGACTGTCATGTCTGCCATGGACCGGACGGCGTCGGCTCGAGCTATGCGCCTGCGCTCGCCAACACCATGAAAAACATGGACTACGGAACCTTCCTGTCGATCGTCGCGGAAGGCCGCAAGAATGTCGGTGGCGGCAAGGAAAACGTCATGCCGGCGTTCGGCGAAAACAAGAATGTCTACTGCTACCTCGACGACATCTACGTCTATCTGCGCGCCCGGGCCGTCGGCGACGCGCCGCGCGGTCGTCCGCCCAAGAAGGCTGACAAGCCGCAAGCGGCGAAAGAGCACGAAAAATCCTGTATGGGGAGCTGA